In a single window of the Bradyrhizobium sp. ORS 285 genome:
- a CDS encoding M48 family metallopeptidase: MAAYGLYTHIASNKTRSMLLLGGLFLLIYVLVFAGALIAEVMINSNGSVAYYMNAATRDLIKALPWATIGAAAWIVIAYFFHQKMIDAVTGGAAVTRQEQPRLYNLLENLCISRGITMPQLKIMDSPALNAFATGLNPRQYSVTVTTGLLAALDDQEIEAVLGHELTHIRNGDVQLMVVAVIIAGVVGFFGELFFRLFTNMSWGGGWGRSSSSSSSSSSDSDRKGSGGGAIIVVIVAVVLIVLAWLLSQVVKLALSRTREYLADAGAVELTKNPDAMISALRKIEGRGELPGATSAVMELCVDNPREGFADLFATHPSVDSRVQALIKFAGGHDPGPLALPSDEAPADDPAAETADETAPPPLPPAGPWTHAAGPTASPGAAADGGPWSTPAAGPWGRH; the protein is encoded by the coding sequence ATGGCCGCCTACGGTCTCTACACCCACATCGCATCGAACAAGACCCGTTCGATGCTGCTGCTCGGCGGCCTGTTCCTGCTGATCTACGTGCTGGTGTTCGCCGGCGCGCTGATCGCGGAGGTCATGATCAACAGCAATGGCAGCGTCGCCTATTACATGAACGCGGCCACCCGCGACCTGATCAAGGCACTTCCCTGGGCCACGATCGGCGCGGCCGCCTGGATCGTGATCGCCTATTTCTTCCACCAGAAGATGATCGACGCCGTGACCGGCGGCGCCGCGGTGACCCGTCAGGAGCAGCCGCGGCTGTACAATCTGCTCGAAAACCTCTGCATCTCGCGCGGCATCACGATGCCGCAGCTGAAGATCATGGACAGCCCGGCGCTGAACGCGTTCGCCACCGGTCTCAATCCACGGCAATATTCGGTCACCGTCACCACCGGCCTGCTCGCGGCGCTGGACGACCAGGAGATCGAGGCGGTGCTGGGTCACGAGCTGACCCATATCCGCAACGGCGACGTCCAGTTGATGGTCGTGGCCGTCATCATCGCCGGCGTCGTCGGCTTCTTCGGCGAATTGTTCTTCCGCCTGTTCACCAACATGAGCTGGGGCGGCGGCTGGGGCCGATCCTCGTCGTCGTCCTCCTCGTCTTCGTCCGATTCCGACCGCAAGGGCTCCGGCGGCGGCGCCATCATCGTCGTGATCGTCGCGGTGGTGCTGATCGTGCTGGCCTGGCTGCTCTCCCAGGTGGTGAAGCTGGCGCTGTCGCGGACCCGCGAGTATCTGGCGGATGCCGGCGCCGTCGAGTTGACCAAGAACCCGGACGCCATGATCAGCGCGCTGCGCAAGATCGAGGGTCGCGGCGAGCTGCCCGGGGCGACCAGCGCGGTGATGGAATTGTGCGTCGACAATCCTCGCGAGGGCTTTGCCGATCTGTTCGCCACCCACCCCTCGGTCGATTCTCGGGTCCAGGCGCTGATCAAGTTCGCCGGCGGCCATGATCCCGGCCCGCTGGCGCTGCCCTCCGATGAGGCACCGGCCGATGATCCCGCTGCTGAAACTGCGGACGAGACAGCGCCCCCGCCGCTGCCGCCGGCCGGCCCTTGGACCCATGCCGCCGGCCCGACCGCCTCGCCCGGCGCGGCCGCCGACGGTGGGCCGTGGAGCACGCCCGCCGCGGGTCCATGGGGCCGGCACTAG
- a CDS encoding adenine phosphoribosyltransferase, with translation MTFDLDIKNTVRTIPDYPKPGILFRDITTLLADARAFRRAVDELVHPWAGSKMDKVAGIEARGFILGGAVAHQLSAGFVPIRKKGKLPHKTVSMSYALEYGTDEMEMHVDAVQPGERVILVDDLIATGGTAEGAVKLLRQIGATVVAACFIIDLPDLGGAAKLRALDVPVRTLISFEGH, from the coding sequence ATGACGTTCGATCTGGACATCAAGAATACGGTCCGCACCATTCCGGACTACCCCAAGCCCGGCATCCTGTTCCGGGACATCACGACCCTGCTCGCGGACGCGCGCGCGTTCCGCCGCGCGGTCGACGAGCTGGTGCATCCGTGGGCCGGGTCGAAGATGGACAAGGTCGCGGGCATCGAGGCACGCGGCTTCATCCTCGGCGGCGCGGTGGCGCATCAGCTCTCGGCCGGCTTCGTGCCGATCCGCAAGAAGGGCAAGCTGCCGCACAAGACGGTCAGCATGTCCTACGCGCTGGAATACGGCACCGACGAGATGGAAATGCATGTCGACGCGGTGCAGCCCGGCGAGCGGGTGATCCTGGTCGACGACCTCATCGCCACCGGCGGTACGGCCGAGGGCGCGGTGAAGCTGCTGCGGCAGATCGGCGCCACCGTGGTGGCGGCGTGCTTCATCATCGACCTGCCGGATCTCGGCGGCGCTGCCAAGCTGCGCGCGCTCGACGTGCCCGTGCGCACGCTGATCTCGTTCGAGGGGCACTGA
- a CDS encoding anthranilate synthase component I yields the protein MNRTVFALPARSEYRTSSGLAITRAVEQFSGGASRLDDLIDLLDRRRGVVLSSGTTVPGRYESFDLGFADPPLVLETKGTDFTLQALNRRGEVLIAFLKDTLREPCVVITDASPARLAGHIVRGPAPVEEDQRTRRASVMSLVRAMIAALSANDDPLLGLFGAFAYDLVFQIEDLEQKRPREKDQRDIVLYIPDRLLAYDRATGRGVVLSYDFSWNGQSTSGLPRDTDASIYLKEPRQGFADHAPGEYQATVEKARAAFARGDLFEAVPGQLFAEPCERSPAEVFQRLCRINPSPYGALMNLGDGEFLVSASPEMFVRSDGRRVETCPISGTIARGRDAIGDAEQIRQLLNSEKDEFELNMCTDVDRNDKARICVPGTIKVLARRQIETYSKLFHTVDHVEGMLRPGFDALDAFLTHAWAVTVTGAPKLWAMQFVEDNERSPRRWYAGAIGAVNFDGSINTGLTIRTIRMKDGLAEVRVGATCLFDSDPAAEDKECQVKAAALFQALRGDPPKPLSSTAPDATGSGKNVLLIDHDDSFVHMLADYFRQVGANVTVVRYIHALKMLAERSWDLIVLSPGPGRPEDFKISTTIDAALEKKLPIFGVCLGVQAMGEYFGGQLGQLAQPAHGRPSRVQVRGGRLMQGLPNEIVIGRYHSLFVERDSMPEVLTVTAATEDGVAMAIEHKTLPVGGVQFHPESLMSLGDAVGLRIVENAFRLNQPGS from the coding sequence ATGAACAGGACCGTTTTCGCCCTTCCGGCCCGCAGTGAGTACCGCACATCGAGCGGTCTCGCGATCACGCGCGCCGTCGAGCAGTTTTCCGGCGGCGCCAGCCGGCTGGACGACCTGATTGACCTGCTCGACCGCCGCCGCGGCGTGGTGCTGTCCTCGGGCACCACCGTGCCCGGCCGCTACGAGAGCTTCGACCTCGGCTTCGCCGATCCGCCGCTGGTGCTGGAGACCAAGGGGACCGATTTCACCCTGCAGGCGCTGAATCGCCGCGGCGAGGTGCTGATCGCGTTCCTGAAGGACACCCTGCGCGAGCCATGCGTCGTCATCACCGATGCCTCGCCGGCGCGGCTGGCCGGCCACATCGTCCGCGGCCCGGCCCCGGTCGAGGAGGACCAGCGCACGCGGCGCGCCAGCGTGATGTCGCTGGTACGCGCGATGATCGCGGCGCTCTCCGCCAATGACGACCCGCTGCTCGGCCTGTTCGGCGCCTTCGCCTATGACCTCGTGTTCCAGATCGAGGACCTCGAACAGAAGCGTCCGCGCGAGAAGGACCAGCGCGACATCGTGCTCTACATTCCGGATCGCCTGCTGGCCTACGACCGGGCCACCGGCCGCGGCGTCGTGCTGTCCTACGATTTTTCCTGGAACGGCCAGTCGACGTCCGGCCTGCCGCGCGACACCGACGCCAGCATCTACCTGAAGGAGCCGCGCCAGGGCTTTGCCGACCACGCGCCCGGCGAGTATCAGGCGACGGTCGAGAAGGCCCGCGCGGCGTTTGCCCGCGGTGACCTGTTCGAGGCGGTGCCCGGCCAGCTGTTCGCCGAGCCCTGCGAGCGCTCGCCGGCGGAAGTGTTCCAGCGGCTGTGCCGCATCAACCCGTCGCCCTATGGCGCGCTGATGAATCTCGGCGACGGCGAATTCCTCGTCTCGGCCTCGCCGGAGATGTTCGTGCGCTCCGATGGCCGCCGCGTCGAGACCTGTCCGATCTCCGGCACCATCGCGCGCGGTCGCGACGCGATCGGCGACGCCGAGCAGATCCGCCAGCTCCTGAATTCGGAGAAGGACGAGTTCGAGCTCAACATGTGCACCGACGTCGATCGCAACGACAAGGCGCGGATCTGCGTGCCCGGCACGATCAAGGTCTTGGCGCGCCGGCAGATCGAGACCTACTCGAAACTATTCCACACCGTCGACCACGTCGAGGGCATGCTGCGGCCGGGCTTCGACGCGCTCGACGCGTTCCTGACCCATGCCTGGGCGGTCACCGTGACCGGCGCGCCAAAACTGTGGGCGATGCAGTTCGTCGAGGACAATGAGCGCTCGCCGCGGCGCTGGTATGCCGGCGCGATCGGCGCGGTGAATTTCGACGGCTCGATCAACACCGGGCTGACCATCCGCACCATCCGCATGAAGGACGGCCTCGCCGAGGTCCGCGTCGGCGCCACCTGTTTGTTCGACTCCGATCCGGCGGCCGAGGACAAGGAATGCCAGGTCAAGGCGGCGGCGCTGTTCCAGGCGCTACGCGGTGATCCGCCGAAGCCGCTGTCGTCGACGGCGCCGGATGCCACCGGATCCGGCAAGAACGTGCTGCTGATCGACCACGACGACTCGTTCGTGCACATGCTGGCCGACTATTTCCGCCAGGTCGGCGCCAACGTCACCGTCGTGCGTTACATCCATGCGCTGAAGATGCTGGCCGAGCGCAGCTGGGATCTGATCGTGCTGTCGCCGGGGCCGGGTCGTCCTGAGGACTTCAAGATCTCCACCACCATCGACGCGGCGCTCGAAAAGAAGCTGCCGATCTTCGGCGTGTGCCTCGGCGTGCAGGCGATGGGCGAATATTTCGGCGGCCAGCTCGGCCAGCTCGCGCAGCCCGCGCATGGCCGGCCGTCCCGCGTGCAGGTGCGTGGCGGGCGGCTGATGCAGGGACTGCCGAACGAGATCGTCATCGGCCGCTATCACTCTCTGTTCGTCGAGCGCGACAGCATGCCCGAGGTGCTGACGGTGACCGCGGCGACCGAGGACGGCGTGGCGATGGCGATCGAGCACAAGACGCTGCCGGTCGGCGGCGTGCAGTTCCACCCGGAATCGCTGATGTCGCTCGGCGATGCCGTGGGTTTGAGGATCGTGGAGAATGCGTTCCGGCTCAATCAGCCGGGGAGTTGA
- a CDS encoding LemA family protein gives MSGWIVLGILVILVLFAFGAYNRLVALSQRVGQAFADIDVQLKLRHDLIPNLVETVKGYAAHERGTLDEVIKARNAALSAQGPAQVSAAEGQLTGALGRLIALSEAYPDLKANANFQQLAGELSDIENKIAASRRFFNNAVQEYNTGIQQLPAALFAGTFGFTRKEFFDLGTSRTEVEAAPSVKF, from the coding sequence ATGTCCGGCTGGATCGTCCTCGGCATCCTCGTCATTCTCGTGCTGTTCGCCTTTGGCGCCTACAACCGGCTGGTGGCCCTCAGCCAGCGCGTCGGGCAGGCCTTTGCCGACATCGATGTCCAGCTCAAGCTGCGCCACGACCTGATTCCGAACCTGGTCGAGACCGTGAAAGGCTACGCCGCGCATGAGCGCGGCACGCTGGATGAGGTCATCAAGGCGCGCAATGCCGCCCTTTCGGCCCAGGGGCCTGCACAGGTCTCCGCGGCCGAGGGCCAGCTCACCGGCGCGCTCGGGCGGCTGATCGCGCTGTCCGAGGCCTATCCCGACCTCAAGGCCAACGCCAACTTCCAGCAGCTCGCCGGCGAGCTGTCCGACATCGAGAACAAGATCGCCGCCAGCCGCCGGTTCTTCAACAACGCCGTCCAGGAATACAATACCGGCATCCAGCAGCTGCCCGCGGCGCTGTTCGCCGGCACCTTCGGCTTCACCCGCAAGGAATTCTTCGATCTCGGCACCAGCCGGACCGAGGTCGAGGCCGCCCCGAGCGTCAAGTTCTGA
- the smc gene encoding chromosome segregation protein SMC, which produces MKLTRLRLHGFKTFVEPTDFVIEPGLTGVVGPNGCGKSNLVEALRWAMGETSHKSLRAADMDAVIFSGSNTRPSRNHAEVVMTIDNSDRTAPAAVNDRDILEISRRIEREAGSVYRINGRDVRARDVQILFADAATGARSPALVHQGKIGEIIQAKPEQRRRVLEDAAGVAGLHARRHEAELRLKAAETNLLRVEDVIGQLSGQMEGLRKQARQAIRYREVAAKVRKAEATLYHLRWMGAHADLNDAAHTHDVAVREMAERTREQAESARIQAIRSSHLPALREAEARAAATMQRLKNARDLLDREEVRAKERAGELDRRLMQLTADVAREQQQNQDAQVALQRLETEDAELKEEIKARVEMRSGVDERVAEAEALLTETERQFTELTTQLADLTARRNQLEANVRSHRERLARLDQDIANVRADEERLAQETAHLGDLDTLAAALEAAEEAEAQAEAAVQTNEAAQASARQKLEASRAPLAEAEKRAQRLETEARTISKMVNSETKNLWPPIIDGVTVAKGYEKALGAVLGDDLDAPVDASAPMHWTVAGAEVTDPALPDGVEPLAAYVQAPPELSRRLAQIGVVSRDRGAQLVSQLRTGQRLVSPEGDVWRWDGFIAAAHAPTGAARRLAERARLIDIEAELEQARIDAAGKRQVLESAEAEVKAATSAESAAREAWRAAQREVNSARERHANAEREINRHSARKSALVEASTRLAHDRAEIAELHENALEAIEGLPATTEADGRLAAVRAEIETKRRAAAQVRAEAQALAREAELADRRVQAIINERNDWFNRIRGAGSQIATIEARIAEVRDERAELDNAPEIFAEKRSALIDELAIAEEERQVAADALAEAETAMGDTDRAAKASLEALSKSREAAARAEERLESAKRRVADVEREIHDMLECEPNAVAAMAEIGPDTQLPPLHEIEDSLEKLRRDRERLGAVNLRAEEELTEVEGSHTALTTERDDLVEAIKRLRQGIQSLNKEARERLQSSFETVNDHFKRLFTELFGGGEAALHLIESDDPLEAGLEIIAKPPGKKPQTLSLLSGGEQALTAMALIFAVFLTNPSPICVLDEVDAPLDDHNVERFCNLLHEMKGSTETRFIIITHNPITMARMNRLFGVTMAERGVSQLVSVALDEAVKILDQQVA; this is translated from the coding sequence ATGAAACTCACGCGTCTTCGTCTCCACGGTTTCAAGACGTTCGTCGAACCGACTGACTTCGTGATCGAACCCGGCCTCACCGGCGTCGTCGGTCCGAACGGCTGCGGCAAGTCGAATCTGGTCGAGGCGCTGCGCTGGGCGATGGGTGAGACCTCGCACAAATCGCTGCGCGCCGCCGACATGGACGCGGTGATCTTCTCCGGCTCGAACACGCGTCCGTCGCGCAACCACGCCGAAGTGGTGATGACGATCGACAACAGCGATCGCACCGCGCCGGCTGCCGTGAACGACCGCGACATTCTCGAAATCTCACGCCGCATCGAGCGCGAGGCCGGCTCGGTCTATCGCATCAACGGCCGCGACGTGCGCGCCCGCGACGTGCAGATCCTGTTCGCCGACGCCGCCACCGGCGCGCGCTCGCCGGCCCTGGTCCACCAGGGCAAGATCGGCGAGATCATTCAGGCCAAGCCCGAGCAGCGCCGCCGCGTGCTGGAAGACGCCGCCGGCGTCGCCGGCCTGCATGCGCGCCGCCACGAGGCCGAGCTGCGGCTGAAGGCGGCCGAGACGAATCTGCTGCGCGTCGAGGACGTCATCGGCCAGCTCTCCGGCCAGATGGAAGGCCTGCGCAAGCAGGCGCGCCAGGCGATCCGCTACCGCGAGGTCGCGGCCAAGGTGCGCAAGGCGGAAGCCACGCTCTATCACCTGCGCTGGATGGGCGCGCATGCCGACCTCAACGACGCCGCGCATACGCACGACGTCGCCGTGCGCGAAATGGCCGAGCGGACCCGCGAGCAGGCCGAATCAGCCCGCATCCAGGCGATCCGCTCGTCGCATCTGCCGGCGCTGCGCGAGGCCGAGGCCCGTGCGGCTGCGACGATGCAGCGGCTGAAGAATGCCCGCGACCTGCTCGACCGCGAGGAGGTGCGCGCCAAGGAGCGTGCCGGCGAGCTCGACCGCCGCCTGATGCAGCTCACCGCCGACGTCGCGCGTGAGCAGCAGCAGAACCAGGATGCGCAGGTCGCGCTGCAGCGTCTGGAGACCGAAGACGCGGAGCTGAAGGAAGAGATCAAGGCGCGCGTCGAGATGCGCAGCGGCGTCGACGAGCGTGTCGCCGAGGCCGAGGCGCTTCTGACCGAGACCGAGCGCCAGTTCACCGAGCTGACGACGCAGCTCGCCGATCTCACCGCCCGCCGCAACCAGCTCGAAGCCAACGTCCGCAGCCATCGCGAGCGTCTCGCCCGCCTCGACCAGGACATCGCCAATGTCCGGGCCGATGAGGAGCGGCTGGCGCAGGAGACCGCGCATCTCGGCGATCTCGATACGCTCGCCGCCGCGCTCGAAGCGGCTGAAGAGGCTGAGGCGCAGGCCGAAGCGGCCGTGCAGACCAACGAGGCCGCGCAAGCCTCCGCGCGGCAGAAGCTCGAAGCCTCGCGCGCTCCGCTGGCGGAAGCCGAGAAGCGCGCGCAGCGGCTGGAGACCGAGGCGCGCACCATCTCCAAGATGGTCAACAGCGAGACCAAGAATCTGTGGCCGCCGATCATCGACGGCGTCACCGTTGCCAAGGGGTATGAGAAGGCGCTCGGCGCCGTGCTCGGCGACGATCTCGATGCGCCGGTTGATGCCTCCGCGCCGATGCACTGGACGGTCGCCGGCGCCGAGGTCACCGACCCCGCGCTGCCCGATGGCGTCGAGCCGTTGGCTGCGTATGTGCAGGCGCCGCCGGAGCTGTCGCGCCGCCTCGCCCAGATCGGCGTGGTGTCGCGCGACCGCGGCGCGCAGCTGGTGTCGCAGTTGCGCACCGGCCAGCGGCTGGTGTCGCCGGAAGGCGACGTCTGGCGCTGGGACGGCTTCATCGCCGCGGCACACGCGCCGACCGGCGCGGCACGGCGTCTGGCCGAGCGCGCCCGCCTGATCGACATCGAGGCCGAGCTGGAGCAGGCGCGCATCGATGCCGCCGGCAAGCGCCAGGTGCTGGAGAGCGCCGAGGCCGAGGTGAAGGCCGCGACGTCAGCCGAGAGCGCCGCGCGCGAAGCCTGGCGCGCCGCGCAGCGCGAGGTCAACTCGGCGCGCGAGCGCCATGCCAATGCCGAGCGCGAGATCAACCGCCATTCGGCGCGCAAGTCGGCGCTGGTCGAGGCGTCCACGCGTCTGGCCCATGATCGCGCCGAGATCGCCGAGCTGCACGAGAATGCGCTGGAAGCGATCGAGGGGCTGCCGGCGACCACCGAAGCCGACGGCCGGCTGGCCGCCGTGCGCGCCGAGATCGAGACCAAGCGCCGTGCTGCAGCCCAAGTGCGCGCCGAGGCCCAGGCGCTGGCCCGCGAAGCCGAGCTGGCCGATCGCCGCGTGCAGGCGATCATCAACGAGCGCAACGACTGGTTCAACCGCATCCGCGGCGCCGGCTCGCAGATCGCCACCATCGAGGCGCGCATCGCCGAGGTGAGGGACGAGCGCGCCGAGCTCGACAACGCGCCGGAAATCTTCGCCGAGAAGCGCAGCGCGCTGATCGACGAGCTCGCGATCGCCGAGGAGGAGCGCCAGGTCGCCGCCGACGCGCTGGCCGAAGCCGAGACCGCGATGGGCGACACCGACCGCGCCGCCAAGGCCTCGCTGGAAGCGCTGTCGAAGTCGCGCGAGGCCGCCGCCCGCGCCGAGGAGCGGCTGGAAAGCGCCAAGCGCCGCGTCGCCGATGTCGAGCGCGAGATCCACGACATGCTCGAATGCGAGCCGAACGCGGTCGCCGCGATGGCCGAGATCGGCCCGGACACTCAGCTGCCGCCGCTGCACGAGATCGAGGACAGTCTGGAGAAGCTGCGCCGCGACCGCGAGCGCCTCGGTGCCGTCAACCTCCGCGCCGAGGAAGAGCTCACCGAGGTCGAGGGCTCGCACACCGCGCTGACCACCGAGCGCGACGATCTGGTCGAAGCCATCAAGCGGCTGCGCCAGGGCATTCAGAGCCTCAACAAGGAGGCGCGCGAGCGTCTGCAGTCCTCGTTCGAGACCGTCAACGACCACTTCAAGCGGCTGTTCACCGAGCTGTTCGGCGGCGGCGAGGCGGCGCTGCACCTGATCGAGAGCGACGATCCGCTCGAAGCCGGCCTCGAGATCATCGCCAAGCCGCCGGGCAAGAAGCCGCAGACGCTGTCGCTCTTGTCGGGCGGCGAGCAGGCGCTGACGGCGATGGCGCTGATCTTCGCGGTGTTCTTGACCAACCCCTCGCCGATCTGCGTGCTGGACGAGGTCGACGCGCCGCTCGACGACCACAACGTCGAACGCTTCTGCAACCTGCTGCATGAGATGAAGGGCTCGACCGAGACCCGCTTCATCATCATCACCCACAACCCGATCACCATGGCGCGCATGAACCGGCTGTTCGGCGTCACCATGGCCGAGCGCGGCGTGTCGCAGCTCGTCTCGGTCGCGCTCGACGAGGCCGTGAAGATCCTCGACCAGCAGGTGGCGTGA
- a CDS encoding DsbA family protein: MIITRRAFTAALSLTGLAALAGFSPLRLISEAMAQSAADVAKPQSLPDMGIGPADAAVTIVEYASMTCPHCAAFNATVFPKLKAEYVDTGKIRYIFREFPLDIKAAAGSMLTRCIAKDDAQKYFAVTDMLFRSQNDWVVKNTTETLTRIGKQAGLSQQQVEACLKDQALLDKIAADQKYASDVLKVDSTPTFFINGEKIKGESSIEEFQKRINPLLKS; this comes from the coding sequence TTGATCATCACCCGCCGCGCCTTCACCGCCGCCCTGTCGCTGACCGGCCTCGCCGCGCTGGCCGGCTTCTCCCCGCTGCGGCTGATCTCGGAGGCCATGGCGCAGAGCGCCGCCGATGTCGCCAAGCCGCAGTCGCTGCCGGACATGGGGATCGGCCCGGCGGACGCCGCCGTGACCATCGTGGAATACGCCTCGATGACCTGCCCGCATTGCGCGGCGTTCAACGCGACCGTGTTCCCGAAGCTGAAGGCCGAATACGTCGATACCGGCAAGATCCGCTACATCTTCCGCGAGTTCCCGCTGGACATCAAAGCCGCAGCCGGCTCGATGCTGACCCGCTGCATCGCCAAGGACGACGCGCAGAAGTATTTTGCCGTCACCGACATGCTGTTCCGTTCGCAGAACGACTGGGTGGTCAAGAACACCACCGAGACCCTGACGCGGATCGGCAAGCAGGCCGGCCTCAGCCAGCAGCAGGTCGAGGCCTGCCTGAAAGACCAGGCGCTGCTCGACAAGATCGCCGCCGATCAGAAATACGCCAGCGACGTTCTCAAAGTGGATTCGACGCCGACCTTCTTCATCAACGGCGAGAAGATCAAAGGCGAATCCTCGATCGAGGAGTTTCAGAAGCGCATCAACCCGCTTCTGAAGAGCTGA
- a CDS encoding small ribosomal subunit Rsm22 family protein — MISPDVPAALKAALEARLHGLSRQDAAARATRISDTYRSGGNSGAITTDADAIAYATVRMPATYAAVAASLNALVQASPNFAPSSLLDVGAGPGTASFAAAAAFSSLTSFTAIDANPALRTLALSLAEDGLHSHDLTYALGAARALLDRAERADLVIASYVINELSDVERTAVVALLWEKTNQTLLIVEPGTPAGYQRIIAARDQLIAAGAHVAAPCPHAAACPLIASDWCHFVQRLARSRAHRELKGADVPFEDEKFSFIALTRQPAPHRPEARVLAPTAVTKIGVTAKLCEADGAARTVSIPRRNKPAFAAARRWDWGDGVELPPRP; from the coding sequence ATGATCTCTCCCGATGTTCCCGCCGCTCTCAAGGCCGCGCTCGAAGCCAGGCTGCACGGCCTGTCGCGGCAGGATGCAGCAGCCCGCGCCACGCGCATCTCCGACACTTACCGCAGCGGTGGCAATTCCGGAGCGATCACGACCGACGCCGACGCGATCGCCTATGCCACCGTGCGGATGCCGGCGACTTATGCTGCCGTGGCTGCGAGCCTGAATGCTCTGGTGCAGGCCAGCCCGAACTTCGCTCCGTCCTCTCTGCTCGATGTCGGTGCGGGGCCGGGAACAGCCAGCTTCGCTGCCGCCGCAGCGTTCTCCTCTCTGACATCGTTCACCGCCATCGATGCGAACCCTGCCTTGCGCACCCTGGCGCTCTCGTTGGCCGAGGATGGGCTGCACAGCCACGATCTGACCTACGCGCTGGGCGCTGCACGCGCCCTGCTCGATCGTGCCGAGCGCGCTGACCTCGTCATCGCGAGCTACGTCATCAATGAGCTGAGCGACGTGGAGCGTACGGCGGTCGTCGCCCTGCTGTGGGAAAAGACAAACCAAACGCTGCTGATCGTCGAACCCGGCACGCCCGCAGGCTACCAGCGCATCATCGCCGCACGCGACCAGCTCATTGCGGCCGGCGCTCACGTCGCGGCGCCCTGCCCACACGCGGCGGCGTGTCCGCTGATCGCCTCGGACTGGTGCCACTTCGTCCAGCGGCTGGCACGGTCGCGGGCGCACCGCGAGCTCAAGGGCGCGGATGTGCCGTTCGAGGATGAGAAGTTCAGCTTCATCGCCCTCACCCGCCAGCCCGCCCCGCATCGCCCGGAGGCGCGCGTCCTGGCGCCAACGGCGGTGACCAAGATCGGCGTCACGGCCAAGCTTTGCGAGGCTGATGGCGCGGCGAGAACCGTCAGCATCCCCCGCCGCAACAAGCCGGCTTTCGCCGCCGCGCGGCGTTGGGATTGGGGCGACGGCGTGGAGCTGCCGCCCCGTCCATAG